The bacterium region ATGTGGTTCCTTTACATTTTTGGAGATAACGTAGAAGACCGCGTCGGGCATGTTGCTTACATCTTTTTCTACTTATTGTGTGGAATCGGTTCAGCATTGACCCAGACCTTTCTTCAAGCGAATTCGAATATTCCCATGGTGGGCGCTAGCGGAGCAATCGCCGGTGTGCTGGGCGCTTACTTTATGCTGTATCCTCATTCCCGCATTCTGACGCTCGTTCCCATTTTCATTTTTCTTCAGATTATGGAGATTCCTGCCGTTGTATTTTTGTTTTTCTGGTTTCTATGGCAGTTCATTCAGGGAGCTCTTGCCGCCTCGACTCCGGCTCAAGGGGGAGTTGCATGGTGGGCGCATATTGGTGGATTTGTCGTGGGACTCGTCCTGATTTTCTTCTTCAAAAAACGCGAAAAACCCAAGCCTTCCTACTGGAACTAACCTACTAAAACGGCTCCTCCATTCACATTTAGAATCTCGCCCGTGATGAAGTTGGAGAGGTCGGACGCCAAAAACAAAATGGGTCCTGCAATTTCTTCAGCTGTGGCAACTCTGCGAAGGGGGATCAAGGATACGATCTGTTTGTATTGTTCAGGATCAGCAAGTGGACCGGAGCTCATGTCCGTATCAACCCAACCTGGCGCCACACAATTGACCTGAATGGATGGCCCAAGCTCAGTTGCCCAGGATTTTGTCAGCGAAATGATGGCTCCTTTCGTGGCAGCGTAATGTGAATGAAACGCTTCCCCGCGCTGACCTGCTGTCGAGGAAAGATTGATGATGCGACCCTGGCCCTGCTTCTTCATTTGTTGAACTGCATAGCGAGTCACGTAGATTAGCCCGGAGAGATTAATGTCAATCGTCTCGCGATATACATCTTCTTTCATTTCATCGATAGGAGCATATGTCCAGATACCTGCGTTATTAACGAGCACATCCAGTTTTCCAAATTCTCTGCAGGCCGTATCGACCAGTTCCCGGCAATGACTCTCTTCCGCTATGTTTCCGGCCACACTGATGCCGCGGTGTCCAGCCTTTCCGATCTCCGCAACGACTTCCTCAGCAGCTTGCTCATTCCGGTAGTAACTGAAGACAATATCGGCCCCGGCTTTTGCCATCAAGATCGCCGCGGCACGTCCGATGCCGCGGGATCCACCGGTAATCAACACCGTTTTATTTGCCAGACTGATCATTGATTCACCCTTCCATCAACCTGCGTTTACACGTGTAAGACATAGTAGCGCAAGGCTTTAGCTTTTACAACGCTCAAAGGGTGATTCATTCTCCGCGTCCTGA contains the following coding sequences:
- a CDS encoding rhomboid family intramembrane serine protease, which encodes MFPLRDTIRPKTYPVVNTIFIVINILIFFYEFSLGRKMEAFVYQFGLTPIRFFWGLQNNLADAVIPVFTSMFLHGGWLHLIGNMWFLYIFGDNVEDRVGHVAYIFFYLLCGIGSALTQTFLQANSNIPMVGASGAIAGVLGAYFMLYPHSRILTLVPIFIFLQIMEIPAVVFLFFWFLWQFIQGALAASTPAQGGVAWWAHIGGFVVGLVLIFFFKKREKPKPSYWN
- a CDS encoding SDR family oxidoreductase, which encodes MISLANKTVLITGGSRGIGRAAAILMAKAGADIVFSYYRNEQAAEEVVAEIGKAGHRGISVAGNIAEESHCRELVDTACREFGKLDVLVNNAGIWTYAPIDEMKEDVYRETIDINLSGLIYVTRYAVQQMKKQGQGRIINLSSTAGQRGEAFHSHYAATKGAIISLTKSWATELGPSIQVNCVAPGWVDTDMSSGPLADPEQYKQIVSLIPLRRVATAEEIAGPILFLASDLSNFITGEILNVNGGAVLVG